One genomic window of Arachis hypogaea cultivar Tifrunner chromosome 8, arahy.Tifrunner.gnm2.J5K5, whole genome shotgun sequence includes the following:
- the LOC112705676 gene encoding protein AUXIN SIGNALING F-BOX 3-like — translation MLKSRKDRSSVSLVCKEWYNAERWSRRNVFIGNCYSVSPEILTQRFLNIRSVTLKGKPRFSDFNLVPANWGADIHFWLVVFAEKYPFLEELRLKRMIVIDESLKFLVCSFPNFKAISLQNCDGFNTDGLTAIAADCKTLVFLVLCVLFRLTCELQRLRFEGVHKLFEGCGSDASLIFGEHVRIRKQLWLTSHRYRFFIIGCLVTITVSQLGALLLVLASKSDKTFFNSGDLLICSAVQLSGFMLRLVGAARITHRAQGIVAIATRWHLLITE, via the exons ATGCTGAAATCAAGAAAGGACAGAAGCTCTGTGTCACTGGTTTGCAAGGAGTGGTACAACGCTGAGAGATGGTCAAGGAGGAACGTGTTCATAGGTAACTGCTACTCTGTGTCCCCTGAGATCTTAACCCAAAGGTTCCTGAACATAAGAAGTGTTACACTAAAAGGGAAGCCACGTTTCTCTGATTTCAACTTGGTTCCTGCAAATTGGGGTGCTGATATTCACTTTTGGCTTGTGGTGTTTGCTGAAAAGTACCCTTTTCTTGAAGAGCTTAGGCTTAAGAGGATGATTGTTATTGATGAGAGTTTGAAGTTCTTGGTGTGCTCTTTTCCAAACTTTAAAGCTATTTCCCTTCAAAATTGTGATGGTTTCAACACTGATGGTTTGACTGCAATTGCTGCTGATTGCAA AACACTGGTGTTCTTGGTGCTCTGTGTGCTCTTTAGACTCACCTGCGAGCTCCAGAGGCTGAGGTTTGAAGGGGTTCACAAGCTCTTTGAAGGATGTGGCTCCGACGCCAGTCTCATATTCGGGGAACATGTGAGGATCAGGAAGCAGTTGTGGCTCACAAGCCATAGATACAGGTTCTTCATCATTGGCTGCTTGGTCACCATCACTGTTAGCCAGTTGGGTGCTCTCTTGCTCGTTCTTGCTTCTAAATCTGACAAGACCTTCTTCAATTCTGGAGATCTTCTG atATGTTCAGCAGTGCAGTTGAGTGGGTTCATGCTGCGCCTGGTGGGTGCTGCAAGAATCACACACAGAGCTCAAGGGATAGTGGCAATAGCCACAAGATGGCACTTGTTAATAACTGAGTGA
- the LOC112704895 gene encoding uncharacterized protein, with protein sequence MIINGASDPILCHCFPSFLDGPALDWFFSLPADSISRFQELSKQFEDHFAASAIYLHDSNYLTTVKQGPQESMKDYITRFTKIAMKIPNLHPEVHLHAIKSGLRLEIFQETIAVAKPRTLAEFCEKAKGQIDIEELRQARKAEKSANTKDDDKPRDNKKSFKPTPRYESYTQFNTKRDDIIKEILNSKLIKPPRKAGNYPEPKNVDKSKYCTFHQKYVHTTDECVIVKDLLERLARQGHLDRYIAGHMQKRNVTSTDASHVGSSSRDKEKAPAQPMGIINCISGGYAGGGQTSSARKRTYRAMLALGDTTNNPQPTHEMPEMTFCPGDFSCTDSNLDDPVVISIQLGDLIVQKVLLDPGSSADVLFFATFEKMKLSTNILQPSVGDLVGFSGERVPVMGSVWLQTTLGEQPLYRTQDIQYLVVDCFSHYNLILGRPFLNRFAAIVSIVHLCVKLPVQDNVVATIHGDLQEARYCYNTSLKPIKRSNEQRVNSIGVEQPKLAELDYRADFQDRPTPNEELTKLPLTDDPVKFTFVGASLVSEEKDKLVCFLRQNADLFTWTLGDMPGIDPSVITHKLAISPAARPVS encoded by the coding sequence ATGATCATCAACGGTGCATCTGACCCTATTTTATGTCATTGTTTTCCGTCCTTTCTAGATGGTCCTGCACTTGACTGGTTTTTCTCTTTGCCTGCAGATTCTATATCACGTTTCCAAGAGTTGTCAAAGCAATTTGAAGATCATTTTGCAGCATCGGCAATATATTTGCATGATTCCAACTATTTAACAACAGTTAAGCAAGGTCCTCAGGAAAGCATGAAAGACTACATCACCCGCTTCACGAAGATAGCTATGAAAATCCCTAACCTTCATCCTGAGGTCCACTTGCACGCCATCAAAAGCGGCCTACGCCTGGAAATATTCCAAGAGACCATTGCCGTAGCCAAGCCGAGGACGTTAGCCGAGTTTTGTGAGAAGGCCAAAGGGCAAATAGACATTGAAGAGCTTCGCCAAGCTCGGAAGGCGGAAAAGTCAGCAAACACCAAGGACGATGACAAACCTCGGGATAACAAGAAGAGTTTTAAGCCCACACCCAGATATGAGTCATATACGCAGTTTAACACAAAGAGAGACGACATTATTAAGGAGATACTGAATTCCAAGCTGATTAAGCCTCCTCGTAAGGCCGGCAACTATCCCGAGCCCAAGAACGTTGACAAATCCAAGTACTGCACATTTCATCAGAAGTATGTCCATACAACCGATGAATGCGTGATCGTAAAAGATCTTCTTGAACGCCTAGCCCGACAGGGACATCTTGATAGATATATCGCAGGGCATATGCAGAAGAGGAACGTTACTAGCACAGATGCATCCCACGTGGGATCATCATctagggacaaagaaaaagcccCTGCTCAGCCCATGGGCATAATCAATTGCATCTCTGGAGGCTATGCTGGGGGTGGACAAACAAGCTCGGCTAGGAAGCGTACGTACAGGGCCATGTTGGCCCTTGGGGATACTACCAATAATCCTCAGCCCACACACGAGATGCCGGAGATGACTTTCTGCCCAGGCGATTTTAGCTGCACTGACAGTAACTTGGATGACCCTGTTGTTATCTCTATACAATTGGGAGACTTAATAGTTCAGAAAGTACTGCTGGACCCAGGCAGCAGTGCTGATGTGTTATTTTTTGCTACATTTGAAAAGATGAAATTAAGTACTAACATTTTGCAACCATCTGTAGGGGACTTGGTCGGATTTTCAGGAGAACGAGTGCCAGTCATGGGTTCAGTGTGGTTACAAACTACACTCGGTGAGCAACCACTATATAGAACTCAGGATATTCAATATCTTGTGGTAGACTGTTTTAGTCATTATAATCTTATTTTAGGAAGACCTTTTTTAAATAGATTTGCTGCAATTGTCTCCATAGTCCATCTTTGTGTAAAGCTTCCTGTGCAGGATAATGTTGTGGCTACAATTCATGGTGACTTACAGGAAGCTCGGTATTGTTACAATACGAGCCTCAAGCCTATCAAACGAAGCAATGAGCAGCGAGTAAACTCCATAGGTGTCGAACAACCGAAACTAGCAGAGCTAGACTACAGAGCTGATTTTCAAGATCGTCCTACCCCAAATGAAGAGCTAACGAAACTTCCATTGACTGATGACCCTGTGAAATTTACCTTTGTGGGAGCCTCCCTCGTAAGTGAAGAAAAGGATAAGCTCGTCTGTTTTCTACGGCAAAACGCCGATCTATTCACTTGGACATTAGGagatatgccaggcatagatccatCCGTTATCACTCATAAATTGGCTATAAGTCCGGCGGCCCGACCAGTATCTTAG